The genomic segment GAAATTACTCCTCTAAATATCAGAATGAGAAAAAGAATATTAGATTCAGGAGAAAGAAAAAGAGCAACTAGCAAAAAAAGCAAATAGCATAAATTATGGGGTGGTTTAATGAAAAAGATAGTGCTATTAATTATGGTTTTAATAGTTTGCGTATTAGCTGGTAATTTTCAGTATAAAAAGATAATACAGCATCCTATTAAAACTAATAAAGATATCTATGTTAATGTGAAAAATGGAGACGCTTTGTATAGTGTACTAGATGATTTAAACCAAATTGGTGCTATAAAAAATGCAAGTATTATAAAATTTTATATCAAATCAAACAAAATAAAATCTAATGTTCATACAGGAAAGTTCTTGATACCAAAGGATGTTACAGTTGTGGAGTTTATAAAAATTTTATCAACTGTAGGAAATGAAAAAGACATTATTAAAGTAACAATACCTGAGGGATTTGATATAAATAGTATTGCAAATATGCTACAAGAAAAAGGCATAATAAACAAAGAAAAATTTATTGATAGCTGTAAAACTTACAAGCTGCCTACTTATATTACGGAAAAAGAAAACCGAAAATTTAATTTGGAAGGTTTTCTTTTTCCATCTACATATGATCTTAAAGCCGGTATGAGTGGAAATGCAATAATAAAATTAATGGTGGATAAGTTTTATAGTACTATAAATGAAATAAATAAAGAAACGCCTATAGAGATGAAGAAATTAGATGATATAATAATAATGGCATCAATTGTTGAAAGAGAAACTAGTGATAAAAATGAAAAAGCTAAAGTGGCATCAGTTTTTTATAATAGGCTAAAAAAAGACATGAAGTTACAATCTTGTGCAACTGTTTTATATTCTTTAGGTAAACATAAGGAAAAATTATACAATAAAGATTTAGAGGTTAAGTCACCTTATAATACCTACAAGGTGACAGGACTTCCTGTAGGTCCAATATGTAACCCAGGAAAAGAATCTATTAAAGCAGCCTTATCTCCTACTAAAACAAATTATTTATACTTTGTTTTAAGTAATGATGGAAAGCATTTTTTTACAGATGACTATAATGAATTTTTAAAGGTCAAAGATGTAACACAAGGATTTTAGTTAGTGTTAGTCACATGAGAATAAATAACAAGTCAGTATAATTATATCGTTGACTTGTTATTTGTTTTTATGTGCATTAATGAATTTTGGAGGAAATTAAATGAGTGGGATAACATATGATTATATGGAACAATATTTAAGAGATCTCATTCCAAGTAATGTTGGTATTTTAGATGAGCTAGAGAAATTTGCTCTCGAGAATAGAGTCCCTATAGTTCAAAAAGAAACTGCTAAATTTTTGGAATTAATGATAACTATAAATAGACCTAAAAAAATTTTAGAGCTGGGCACGGCTATAGGATATTCTTCTATTTTAATGAATTTAACTTCCGGTGGGTTAAGTGAAATTACGACTATTGAAAGAGATGAAAAAATGATAGAAATTGCAAATGCGAATATAATAAAATACGGAATGCAGAATAAAATTACTGTTCTAAAAGGAGATTGTTTAGAGATTTTAGAAAGTCTCCAAGATGAATATGATATGATTTTTATGGATGCAGGTAAAGGTCACTATAATCATTTTCTTCCTCACTGCTTGAGACTCTTAAAAAGAGAGGGAGTTCTTATTGCTGATAATGTACTTTTTCGAGGAATGGTTGCATCGAAAGAACTCGCAACACGTAGAAAAATCACTATAATAAAACGTATGAAAAGCTATTTAGAACTAGTATCTAATAATGATAACCTTGTAACTTCTGTAATACCAATGGGTGATGGTATCTCAGTTACAGTAAGAAAGTTTGCAGGGGGAAGTAAGGAGGCATGAAACTAATGAAACCAGAAATATTAGCACCGGCAGGTAATTTGGAGAAATTAAAAGCAGCTATAAATTTTGGAGCAGACGCAGTTTATTTAGGCGGAAGTAAATTGAATTTAAGAGCTTTTGCGGATAATTTTAGCAATGTTCAATTAAAAGAAGGTATAGACTTTGCACATTCCAAAGGTAAAAGAGTATATGTTACATTAAATGTATTTCCTCATAATGACGATTTAGAAGGCCTAGAAGGTTATCTAAAAGAAATATATGAACTAGGTGCAGATGCTATTATTGTTTCTGACCCAGGAATTATTATGACGGCTAGAGAAGTTGTACCAAATTTAGAAATTCATTTGAGTACCCAATCTAACAATGTAAACTACAAATCAGCTATTTTTTGGCATAAGCAAGGGGTCAAAAGAATTGTTCTTGCAAGAGAATTGTCTCTAGGTGAAATTAAAGAAATTAGAGCAAAGTTGCCGGATAGTTGTGAACTTGAAGCTTTTGTCCATGGATCTATGTGTATGGCATATTCGGGAAGATGTCTTATGTCAAATTATATGACGGGAAGAGATGCAAATCGTGGACAATGCGCCCAGCCATGTAGATATAAATATTTCTTAACGGAAGAAAAAAGAGATGGTGAGTACTTTCCTATAATAGAAGATGATAAAGGCACTTACATAATGAATTCAAAGGACTTATGCATGATAGAACATATACCGGAACTTGTAGAATCAGGGATAACGTCATTTAAAATAGAAGGAAGAATGAAAAGCTCATATTATGTTGCTTCTGTATGTAAATCCTATAGAGAAGCTTTGGATACATATATGAAGGATTCAGTAAATTATAAATTTCAAAAAAAATGGATGGATAACCTCTTGAAACCGAGTCACAGACAATATTATACTGGGTTCTACTTTGGAGATCCCAATAAACAGATACATGAATCCTCTTCATATATTAGAGATTACGATATAGTTGGAATTGTACGCGAATACCATTCGGAAAATAATATTGCATTAGTGGAACAAAGGAATAAAGTATTCCAGGGTGATACTGTTGAAGTATTAAGGCCTGTAGGAGATAATGTTTTAATTGTGCTTAATGATATGAGAAATTCTAAGGGCGAAAGCATAGCTGCTGCACCAAGTGCCCAGATGTTATTCACTGTAAATGTTAAAGAAAAACTACATGAGAATGATATACTTATCAAATCTAAGGAGAAAGAATAATGTATCGCCCGGTTTTAATAGGGATAACCGGAGGAACGGGTTCAGGAAAAAGCACTATAGCGAGAGAAATTTATAAACATTTTGATGAGACATGTATTACAATGATTGCACAAGATTCTTATTATAAGGATCAGAGTAATCTTTCTTTTGAAGAAAGAATAAAAACAAATTATGATCATCCGGATGCTTTTGATACTTCACTATTAGTGAGACACCTAAACCTTCTTTTAGAAGGAAAGGTTATTGAAAAGCCTATATATAATTTTGAAATGCATAATAGAATAGAAGAAACAGTTTCCGTGCAGCCAAAGGAAATTATTATATTTGAAGGAATTCTTGTACTCCAGGAAAAGGTTCTTCGTGACATGCTGGATATTAAAATATATGTAGACACAGATGCAGATGTTAGGTTTATACGAAGACTTACAAGAGATATTACCGAGAGAGGTAGAACAACAGATTCTGTTATAAATCAATATTTAAATGTTGTTAAACCAATGCACGAACAATTTATTGAACCTACCAAAAGACACGCTGACATTATTATACCTGAAGGCGGACATAATAAGGTAGCTATAGATATAATTACAGCTAATATAAGCCAAATACTGCAGAAACAGCAAAAGAAAAAATAACATATTTGAAGTATAAAACATCTCAATCTAGGCGAGAATTAGCCTAGGTGAGGTGTTTTTTTATGAGTAGTAGAAATAATATCTTTGGTTACTCAAATCAAAGAAGTGAAATTAAAAAAAGAACTTGGACGGTAATGGGTGTGTTTACGGTATTATTTTGTTTTTTAATTTGGAGAATCATGAATTACATGTATTTTAAATCTGAACCCTTGAAAACTATGTTTAATTCACAATATACAATAGATGAACAATATGGGTCGCTATATAGTTTAACTGACTGTAATGGGCGAGATCTTTTGAATTATGCTGTGAGTTACTATGCGATTATTGATCCTGTCGATTATTTGAGATTTAATGAATATACTAGCAAATATGACATGCAAGCATTAACTATTACTTTAAGAAACTATGATAAAGGCTATGATTTAGAAAAAATAAAAGGTAATGGTAATGGAGAGAAAATAAGATATAAAATTGATGAAGTGACTTATAATAAACTTAAAGATATTAAAAAAGTAAAAGGATTTTATACCTATGTAGCTAATGAAGTGATCAAGGATAGGAATTGGAAAATTGAAAATGTATTGATAGACCCGAAATACAATAAAGAATACGTTGATCCTGTATCTAAAAAAGTCGTTAGTGATTATGTATTCAAAGGTACTGATTCTTTGGAAATGGAAATTTACAATAAAACTAAAAATAATGATTATACAAAAATTAGATTTGCTAAAGGGGTAAATGGCGAAATAGCTGCGGGCAAAATTATTAATCCTAAAAACAATGTTAATGTAAGACTTACCTTAGATAAAGAAATCCAAGATAAAGCCTGTGCTGTTATTCATGAGGGAATCTACAAAAAGTATAGTCAAATTGGTGTTGTAGTAATGGAGAGCAATAATGGAAAGATAAGGGCGATGGTACAAAAGGATGATAACGCTTATAATGCGAACTTAGGATATCCAAGTACTAATGGAGCTTTGCCGGGATCGATTTTTAAAGTTATTGTGGATGAAGCTGGTTTAGACACGAACAAAATAGATAACTATAAAAAATATACAGTAAGTCCTAAAATATTTCTAGAAGAGCCTTTTAAGGGAGAAACATTTACAGTTGCAGAGGCGCTAGCCAAATCTTCTAATAACATATTTGCTCAACTAGGTTGGAAAATAGGTTTTAAAAATATATATGATTATGCAGAGAAACAAGGGATGTTACATAAAGTATTAAATATTCATCAAGAGGCCAGTGGTAAGTTTGACATGGCGGATTTATTACACCCTACGGATGGTGATACAAGTCAAACAGCTATTGGTCAGAATGTTAGAATAACGCCGCTAGAAGCCATGAGTATTCCTAATACTATTATAAATAATGGAGTGTATGTTCAGCCAAGCATAATAGATGCATACGTAAATGACGATAATAAAATTCTAGGGGAAATTACCCCTAAAAATACGACCATATTAAAAAGAGAAACTGCAGAAGCTGTGAAACTTCATATGATGGATGTAGTAAACAAAGGCACAGGAACCCAGGCTTCAATTAAAGGCATGGATATAGGTGGGAAAACGGGCACTACTACATACTATGTAAATAAATTAGTAAATGGGAAAAAAGAAAGTCAGAAGTGTTCCGATGGATGGTTTGTTGGCTTTTTCAATTTAAACGGGAAAAATTATTCCATGGTTGTATATGTAAATAATATTGAGATGAGTAATGTAAAAGGTGTAGCAGATGAAGAAGGTGGAGGTACAGCGGCTCCGATATTTAAAAAAGTAGTTAACGCCATTAAAACATCTCCTGTGAGGCTGCATTAAAGACTTCGGAAGGAAAGTTATTAGCTAAAGAAATTTATAAAATAATAAAATAAATTTCCATGTACAGGCACTTTTAGTAAAATAAATCATATTATATTATAAGCTCTATTAGGAGGAACATCTGTGTTTTTCATAAATTGTTTATTAGATATGATTGGAAATGTTACACTTTTGACGGCTTATATAACTGGAAGTAGTTCATTCCCTCAACCATTAAGTGAAGAAGAGGAGAAATCCTATTTAAAAAAGTTAAAGGACGGCGAGTTACTAGCTAAAGGTGTATTAGTTGAACGAAATCTAAGACTAGTTGCACATATAGTAAAAAAATATTCCTATCCAGGAAAGGATGTAGATGACCTGATTTCTATTGGAACTGTAGGTCTTATTAAAGCCATTGATTCCTTTGATATAAGTAAGGGAACAAGGCTTGCCACCTATGCTGCAAGGTGCATAGAAAACGAGATACTTATGCTTATTCGCAATAATAAGAAAACAAAAGGGGAGGTTTACCTGCAAGACCCTATTGGTATTGATAAAGAGGGTAATGAGATATCACTTATGGATGTGTTAAGCAGCGATGAAGATTCTATTATTGATATAGTAGAAAGTAAAATACAAATTAAAAAGCTTTATAATAAGATAAACGTAGCTTTAATGGATAGAGAAAAAACAATAATTCAAATGCGATATGGATTACTTGATGGTAACCCTAGAACTCAAAGAGAAATTGCATTGATCTTAGGGATTTCAAGGTCCTATGTTTCTAGAATTGAAAAGAGGGCATTAAAGAAGCTTAATAAGGAATTAAATAGTACTAGTAAAAATAGGTTGAATAGTTCTAATAAATTGTAACAACTATGGTATAATTATAAAATGTACACCGTTAGTCAAATAAAGCATCTTAACGATTTTCATTAAAGATACAAAATATTTCGGGAAAGAATGTATTTAAATTATTTATCTGAGAAAATAAAATTTCTGCAGTTAGGTGATGAAAATGGAGCAAAAATTTTAAGTGACAAGAAGATTCTAAAATTTAGAACTCAATTTGGCATATATATTTGGAAGCTTCATTAAAAGAACAGGAGGACCAATAATGATACCTCTTAGTGAATTACTAAAAAAGACAACAGAACAAAATGCATCAGATTTGCACCTTACAGTGGACTCAGTGCCAATCATTAGAGTCGATGGTAATTTAATACAAACAGGAAAAGATAAATTAACTCCAGCAGACACTGAAAAATACTCAAGAGAAATTTTAGAAAATTCTTATGAAAAATATTGTCAAAATGGAGAAATCGATACGTCTTACTTTATTTACGGACTTGGAAGATTTAGGGTTAATGTTTATAAACATAGGGGAAGCGATACTATAGCTATTAGAGTAGTTGCATTAAAAATACCTACTATTAAACAGCTTGAGCTTCCAGAGGTTGTTAGGGTTCTTACCACAAAACAAAGAGGGCTAGTTTTAGTGACAGGGCCTACAGGTAGTGGTAAAAGTACAACTCTCGCTGCTATGGTTAATGAAATTAATTCTACTAGAGCATGTAATATTATAACACTCGAGGACCCTATTGAATATTTACACAAACATAACAAATCCATTATTAATCAAAGAGAAATCGGAAAAGACAGTAAAAATTATAAAAATGCATTAAGGGCTATTCTTAGAGAGGATCCAGATGTTATATTAGTAGGTGAAATGCGAGATCTTGAAACGATTTCTATTGCTATTACTGCAGCTGAAACTGGACATTTGGTTTTCTCTACTTTACATACTATAGGTGCAGCAAAAACAGTAGATAGAATAGTTGATGTATTTCCTCCATATCAGCAGCAACAAATTAAAGTTCAATTATCAGCGGTAATGCAGGGAATAGTTTCTCAACAATTAATACCTAAGATAAGTGGAAGAGGGAGAGTAGCAGCGCTTGAGGTAATGATATCAACTCCAGCAATTCAAAATCTTATCCGCGAAGGCAAGACACATCAATTACAATCTTGTGTTCAAACTGGCGGGAAATATGGTATGAAAACTATGGATATGTCAATTGCAGAGTTATATAAAAAAGGTGTTATATCTAAAGAGGAAGCAATTAATTACTCAGTTGACAATGAAATGATTGTAAGAATGCTATCGCTTTAGTAAATAATTAAAAAACAAGCTAAAAGCATAGATAAATTATAGCTTTCAGCTTTATTTTTAATTTAATGTAAAATTAACCAATTTATATACTATTTGGTTGATTTACTTAACCATATGATATTGCTTTTTCTATATTTTGCTATTATAATTAGTCTAGAAGGACAAGTTAGCTTTTTAACATCATAATATAATGTATTTACTAATTTGAAATTAAGGTTATATATATCTGCAAATATACAATAAAATGAAATTAATTTTGATTATATTTAAATTTATAATAAATATTTAAAAAAATCATTTAAATTAAGAGGAAAATTTATCTTTTTGTTGAATATATACACTTAAGGTTTCTCTTATGAGGGGGGATAAACTTAATGAATGAACAAATAGTAGGGATTGATTTAGGATCATCAAAAATATGTGGATCAGTTGGTAAAATCAGTAGTAATGGAAAACTTCAGATTATAGGCATTACATCAGTTGTATGTAGTGGTTTAAATAAATCAGTTGTAATAGATATTGATAGTACAGCGGAAGCTATAAAAAAATGTATTACACAATTAGAGCGTATGACAGATACACAAATCAATGAAGGGTATATATCTTTACCTGGAGGAATTTGTGAACTAGTAAGAAATACAGGTATGATTGCGATATCTTCTGAAGACAGAGAAATAAAGCAGAGCGACGTGGACAGGGTAATTGAGGCAGCTAAACTCATCTCAGTTCCGCCCGATAAAGAAATAGTAGGTGTTGAGCCCGAACAATATATTGTTGATGGATATGATAATATCAAAGACCCTAGAGGAATGAGTGGTATAAGGCTAGAAGTTGAAGGACAAGTAGTCATGGCACAATCCACAGTAGTTAGTAATTTATTAAAAAGTGTGAAGCGAGCTGGAATTAAAGTTAATGGGATAGTACTTCAACCATCAGCTATATCAGAGGCTGTATTACGAAAAGAAGAAAAGGACATGGGAATAGCACTAGTTGATGTTGGAGCACAAACTATTGATATTTCTATTTACAAGAGTGGAAAATTAAAACATACTTCTATTATTCAATTAGGTGGAGATAACATAACCAACGATATCTCGGTTTGTCTTAAAGTTCCTTTTAGCGAAGGTGAAAGATTAAAGCTTAAATATGGAAGCTTAATTAAAGAAAATGGAGAAAACGTTGAGAAAATTAGAGTCAAAGATTCTTATGATAATTTAATGGAAATTGATAATAATTTATTAGTTGATATAATTTATGCTAGAGTAGATGAGTTATTACATTTGATTAAAAGAAACCTAGTAAATAGTGGATTTTATAATGAAACTTCTGGAGTAGTAATAGTTGGTGGAGGTATAGCTTTATTAAGAGGCACTAATGAACTCAGTAAAGTTATACTCGATAAGTCAGTGAGAATCGGTTCACCAGAGTATGTAGGAGCAGCTAGCCCTATATATGTTACAGCAGTAGGTATAGTGCTTCAAGCTGTTAATAATATTAAAACTAGT from the Clostridium sp. CM027 genome contains:
- the ftsA gene encoding cell division protein FtsA yields the protein MNEQIVGIDLGSSKICGSVGKISSNGKLQIIGITSVVCSGLNKSVVIDIDSTAEAIKKCITQLERMTDTQINEGYISLPGGICELVRNTGMIAISSEDREIKQSDVDRVIEAAKLISVPPDKEIVGVEPEQYIVDGYDNIKDPRGMSGIRLEVEGQVVMAQSTVVSNLLKSVKRAGIKVNGIVLQPSAISEAVLRKEEKDMGIALVDVGAQTIDISIYKSGKLKHTSIIQLGGDNITNDISVCLKVPFSEGERLKLKYGSLIKENGENVEKIRVKDSYDNLMEIDNNLLVDIIYARVDELLHLIKRNLVNSGFYNETSGVVIVGGGIALLRGTNELSKVILDKSVRIGSPEYVGAASPIYVTAVGIVLQAVNNIKTSNSSLEESDEHSYDNKWSKNKNIKVENGFASKIKGFFADFF
- the mltG gene encoding endolytic transglycosylase MltG, yielding MKKIVLLIMVLIVCVLAGNFQYKKIIQHPIKTNKDIYVNVKNGDALYSVLDDLNQIGAIKNASIIKFYIKSNKIKSNVHTGKFLIPKDVTVVEFIKILSTVGNEKDIIKVTIPEGFDINSIANMLQEKGIINKEKFIDSCKTYKLPTYITEKENRKFNLEGFLFPSTYDLKAGMSGNAIIKLMVDKFYSTINEINKETPIEMKKLDDIIIMASIVERETSDKNEKAKVASVFYNRLKKDMKLQSCATVLYSLGKHKEKLYNKDLEVKSPYNTYKVTGLPVGPICNPGKESIKAALSPTKTNYLYFVLSNDGKHFFTDDYNEFLKVKDVTQGF
- a CDS encoding type IV pilus twitching motility protein PilT; translated protein: MIPLSELLKKTTEQNASDLHLTVDSVPIIRVDGNLIQTGKDKLTPADTEKYSREILENSYEKYCQNGEIDTSYFIYGLGRFRVNVYKHRGSDTIAIRVVALKIPTIKQLELPEVVRVLTTKQRGLVLVTGPTGSGKSTTLAAMVNEINSTRACNIITLEDPIEYLHKHNKSIINQREIGKDSKNYKNALRAILREDPDVILVGEMRDLETISIAITAAETGHLVFSTLHTIGAAKTVDRIVDVFPPYQQQQIKVQLSAVMQGIVSQQLIPKISGRGRVAALEVMISTPAIQNLIREGKTHQLQSCVQTGGKYGMKTMDMSIAELYKKGVISKEEAINYSVDNEMIVRMLSL
- the sigK gene encoding RNA polymerase sporulation sigma factor SigK translates to MFFINCLLDMIGNVTLLTAYITGSSSFPQPLSEEEEKSYLKKLKDGELLAKGVLVERNLRLVAHIVKKYSYPGKDVDDLISIGTVGLIKAIDSFDISKGTRLATYAARCIENEILMLIRNNKKTKGEVYLQDPIGIDKEGNEISLMDVLSSDEDSIIDIVESKIQIKKLYNKINVALMDREKTIIQMRYGLLDGNPRTQREIALILGISRSYVSRIEKRALKKLNKELNSTSKNRLNSSNKL
- the udk gene encoding uridine kinase, with the translated sequence MYRPVLIGITGGTGSGKSTIAREIYKHFDETCITMIAQDSYYKDQSNLSFEERIKTNYDHPDAFDTSLLVRHLNLLLEGKVIEKPIYNFEMHNRIEETVSVQPKEIIIFEGILVLQEKVLRDMLDIKIYVDTDADVRFIRRLTRDITERGRTTDSVINQYLNVVKPMHEQFIEPTKRHADIIIPEGGHNKVAIDIITANISQILQKQQKKK
- a CDS encoding U32 family peptidase — encoded protein: MKLMKPEILAPAGNLEKLKAAINFGADAVYLGGSKLNLRAFADNFSNVQLKEGIDFAHSKGKRVYVTLNVFPHNDDLEGLEGYLKEIYELGADAIIVSDPGIIMTAREVVPNLEIHLSTQSNNVNYKSAIFWHKQGVKRIVLARELSLGEIKEIRAKLPDSCELEAFVHGSMCMAYSGRCLMSNYMTGRDANRGQCAQPCRYKYFLTEEKRDGEYFPIIEDDKGTYIMNSKDLCMIEHIPELVESGITSFKIEGRMKSSYYVASVCKSYREALDTYMKDSVNYKFQKKWMDNLLKPSHRQYYTGFYFGDPNKQIHESSSYIRDYDIVGIVREYHSENNIALVEQRNKVFQGDTVEVLRPVGDNVLIVLNDMRNSKGESIAAAPSAQMLFTVNVKEKLHENDILIKSKEKE
- a CDS encoding O-methyltransferase, with translation MSGITYDYMEQYLRDLIPSNVGILDELEKFALENRVPIVQKETAKFLELMITINRPKKILELGTAIGYSSILMNLTSGGLSEITTIERDEKMIEIANANIIKYGMQNKITVLKGDCLEILESLQDEYDMIFMDAGKGHYNHFLPHCLRLLKREGVLIADNVLFRGMVASKELATRRKITIIKRMKSYLELVSNNDNLVTSVIPMGDGISVTVRKFAGGSKEA
- a CDS encoding penicillin-binding transpeptidase domain-containing protein, whose translation is MSSRNNIFGYSNQRSEIKKRTWTVMGVFTVLFCFLIWRIMNYMYFKSEPLKTMFNSQYTIDEQYGSLYSLTDCNGRDLLNYAVSYYAIIDPVDYLRFNEYTSKYDMQALTITLRNYDKGYDLEKIKGNGNGEKIRYKIDEVTYNKLKDIKKVKGFYTYVANEVIKDRNWKIENVLIDPKYNKEYVDPVSKKVVSDYVFKGTDSLEMEIYNKTKNNDYTKIRFAKGVNGEIAAGKIINPKNNVNVRLTLDKEIQDKACAVIHEGIYKKYSQIGVVVMESNNGKIRAMVQKDDNAYNANLGYPSTNGALPGSIFKVIVDEAGLDTNKIDNYKKYTVSPKIFLEEPFKGETFTVAEALAKSSNNIFAQLGWKIGFKNIYDYAEKQGMLHKVLNIHQEASGKFDMADLLHPTDGDTSQTAIGQNVRITPLEAMSIPNTIINNGVYVQPSIIDAYVNDDNKILGEITPKNTTILKRETAEAVKLHMMDVVNKGTGTQASIKGMDIGGKTGTTTYYVNKLVNGKKESQKCSDGWFVGFFNLNGKNYSMVVYVNNIEMSNVKGVADEEGGGTAAPIFKKVVNAIKTSPVRLH